Proteins co-encoded in one Thermomicrobiales bacterium genomic window:
- the extP gene encoding selenite/tellurite reduction operon b-type cytochrome ExtP: MRREQTIADRVTSSALWRSIVRHGYPDTQRNQALIIASNVFLHLHPVKIKRYATKVTYTFCLGGLSFFMFLILVMTGVLLMFYYVPSTNQAWQNMQDIEASVTFGQLMRNLHRYAAHGMVIAVFLHMCRVFYTGSYKPPREFNWVVGVVLLFLTFLLSFTGYLLPWDQLAYWAITVGTNMAKAAPLIGPKVQFLLVGDLEIGQSTLIRFYTLHVIFLPLVAAVMMAVHFWRIRKDGGISGPM; encoded by the coding sequence ATGCGACGAGAGCAGACGATCGCCGATCGTGTGACAAGCAGCGCACTCTGGCGCTCGATCGTGCGACACGGATATCCCGATACTCAGCGCAACCAGGCGTTGATCATCGCTTCGAACGTCTTCCTGCATCTTCATCCCGTGAAGATCAAACGCTACGCGACGAAGGTCACCTACACGTTCTGCCTCGGTGGCCTTTCGTTCTTCATGTTCCTGATCCTGGTCATGACCGGCGTGTTGCTGATGTTCTATTACGTCCCATCGACCAACCAGGCGTGGCAGAACATGCAGGACATTGAAGCCTCGGTCACCTTCGGGCAGCTCATGCGCAACTTGCATCGCTACGCCGCGCACGGCATGGTGATCGCCGTCTTCCTGCATATGTGCCGTGTCTTCTACACCGGTTCGTATAAGCCGCCGCGGGAGTTCAACTGGGTCGTTGGGGTCGTCCTCCTCTTCCTGACCTTTCTCCTGTCGTTCACCGGATATCTTCTTCCATGGGATCAGCTCGCGTACTGGGCAATCACGGTCGGCACGAACATGGCGAAGGCCGCGCCGCTCATTGGTCCCAAAGTGCAGTTCCTGCTCGTTGGTGACCTGGAGATTGGCCAGAGCACACTGATTCGGTTCTACACGCTCCACGTGATCTTCCTGCCGCTCGTTGCAGCAGTGATGATGGCCGTGCACTTCTGGCGTATTCGCAAGGACGGCGGCATCTCGGGTCCGATGTAG
- the lysS gene encoding lysine--tRNA ligase, whose product MEMSEQQLVRLAKVDALREQGIEPYPARSTRTHTASDVLVRYESGEGGWPDGRDPEQVAVVGRVMSFRQMGKATFAHIEDGHGRLQVYLRANIVGVENYDRFIHMVDLGDFIEVAGHLFRTRAGEVTVEAASWTMLSKAVTPPPEKWHGLTDTELRYRQRSADLFSNPGVRSIFVTRARMITALRRFLDGEGFLEVETPTLQPIYGGAHARPFTTYHNALDQTLYLRIADELYLKRLIVGGFERVYEICKDFRNEGVDTRHNPEFTQLEFYMAYADYRDVMDLTERMVSGVAQEVRGTTQITYDGHEIDLAPPWRRLRMADAIFEATGIDFTEVRDQQTLYELARERGADVEPTTVWPRIVDELMKTFVRPHLIQPTFLIDYPVELSPLAKQSPESERIVERFQVFIGGIELCNAYSELNDPMDQMARFLEQAQDRAQGDEEAMPIDEDYVRSLMYGMPPTGGFGIGVDRLAMLLTDQQSIREVILFPQLRTRSAHNEGSHH is encoded by the coding sequence ATGGAGATGAGTGAGCAGCAGCTCGTCCGCCTGGCGAAGGTGGATGCGCTGCGAGAACAGGGGATCGAACCATATCCGGCACGATCGACGCGAACCCACACGGCCAGTGACGTGCTCGTGAGGTACGAATCGGGCGAGGGTGGCTGGCCAGATGGACGTGACCCGGAGCAAGTCGCTGTGGTCGGCCGGGTCATGTCGTTTCGCCAGATGGGCAAGGCGACGTTCGCCCACATTGAAGATGGCCACGGGCGTTTACAGGTGTATCTTCGCGCGAATATCGTCGGCGTGGAGAACTACGATCGGTTCATCCACATGGTGGACCTCGGTGACTTCATTGAGGTCGCGGGTCATCTGTTCCGCACCAGGGCCGGCGAAGTGACTGTCGAAGCGGCGTCGTGGACGATGCTCTCCAAGGCTGTCACACCGCCACCCGAAAAGTGGCATGGATTGACAGACACTGAGCTTCGCTATCGCCAGCGATCCGCAGATCTGTTCTCAAACCCGGGCGTGCGGAGCATCTTCGTCACCCGCGCGAGAATGATCACCGCGCTCCGCCGGTTTCTCGATGGCGAGGGGTTCCTCGAAGTCGAGACCCCGACACTGCAGCCGATCTACGGTGGCGCCCACGCGCGGCCGTTTACGACCTACCACAACGCGCTCGACCAGACACTTTACCTCCGTATTGCCGATGAGCTCTATTTGAAGCGATTGATCGTCGGCGGCTTCGAGCGGGTCTATGAGATCTGCAAGGACTTCCGGAATGAAGGCGTCGATACACGACATAACCCGGAGTTCACGCAACTCGAGTTCTACATGGCCTACGCTGACTATCGCGACGTGATGGACCTGACCGAGCGCATGGTCTCGGGTGTTGCGCAGGAGGTTCGTGGCACGACCCAGATCACCTACGATGGCCACGAGATAGACCTCGCGCCACCATGGCGCAGGCTGCGAATGGCGGACGCGATTTTCGAGGCGACCGGTATCGACTTCACCGAGGTGCGCGATCAGCAGACGCTGTATGAGCTCGCACGGGAGCGCGGCGCTGATGTCGAGCCGACGACAGTCTGGCCCCGGATCGTCGATGAGCTCATGAAGACGTTCGTCCGGCCCCATCTGATCCAGCCGACGTTTCTGATCGACTACCCGGTGGAACTCTCTCCGCTCGCCAAGCAGTCGCCTGAGTCGGAGCGAATCGTGGAGCGTTTCCAGGTGTTCATCGGTGGGATTGAGCTCTGCAACGCGTATTCAGAGCTCAACGACCCGATGGACCAGATGGCGCGGTTCCTTGAGCAGGCGCAGGACCGGGCACAGGGCGACGAAGAGGCGATGCCGATCGACGAGGACTATGTGCGATCTCTGATGTACGGCATGCCGCCAACAGGCGGATTCGGGATCGGTGTTGATCGGTTGGCGATGCTCCTCACAGATCAGCAGTCGATTCGCGAGGTGATTCTATTCCCGCAACTGCGGACCAGATCCGCGCACAACGAAGGAAGTCATCACTAG
- the greA gene encoding transcription elongation factor GreA has product MATDERAKLTPAGKVDLEGERDLLRSVKRPQLLARIQELSADGDVSDNSEYEDVKEELVQLDSRIREIDQFLATAEIVERAGAPGAVGFGSIVTLVDDEGVEETWTIVGPQETNPRQGRISDVSPVGAALLGKHAGDSVIVSAPGGQTVYLIKSVQ; this is encoded by the coding sequence ATGGCAACAGATGAGCGGGCCAAGCTGACACCGGCGGGTAAGGTCGATCTCGAAGGCGAGCGCGATCTGTTGCGCTCTGTCAAGCGACCTCAGCTTCTGGCGCGAATTCAGGAGCTTTCGGCGGACGGTGACGTTTCTGACAACAGTGAGTACGAGGATGTCAAGGAAGAGCTGGTTCAGCTTGACTCTCGTATTCGCGAGATTGACCAGTTTCTGGCAACCGCGGAAATCGTCGAGCGCGCTGGCGCGCCTGGAGCGGTCGGGTTCGGGTCGATCGTGACACTCGTCGATGATGAAGGCGTTGAAGAGACCTGGACGATTGTCGGTCCGCAGGAGACCAATCCCCGGCAGGGACGAATCTCGGATGTCTCACCGGTCGGGGCAGCCCTCCTCGGTAAACACGCCGGCGATAGCGTTATCGTCTCCGCGCCCGGCGGGCAAACCGTCTATCTCATCAAGTCCGTTCAGTAG
- a CDS encoding M28 family peptidase: MTKPTPGMWIDEVSADRLMHDTAAIAQWVRLSGSDDERKAFDYVSETLQTAGLRTTFYEPTCLVSLPVSGSLVVDDQLLSPCITHAFGTSTGENGVVGEIVYAGRGEDGDLAAAGARGKIVLTDGLATPGKADAATRAGVLAVVNISGDHVHEMIVSPIWGSPTPDRFDRVPTVPMLSIDTEAGERLKKRLQTGKGRARVWTEVDTGWRPIPVLIADLDVDGRDYVMFSGHVDSWHYGAMDNASANATMIETARILAAHRGELTRGARFAFWSGHSHARYAGSTWFADRFWFDLRERCVAHVNVDSTGGIGATDLTGSNTMAESYPLAREIIGRQVDQSLEYKRFGRAGDQSFWGVGLSSFYMSMSQQGEVNEMTADQAFLLGGTTARGGGLGWWWHTTDDTLDKIDADYLVRDTRVYVETVGRLVTDAVLPLSAGAAIDEMARSLQEIVPLWASLPRGSDADDPGFDALIADLTEARKAADAVATLAAGEITSDQAARISAAILAATKALVPANYTLSGEFGHDLALGAESLPALRPHRPLVEMSDDELWGSSHALRRSINRIRHAVRAATSALSGVTS; this comes from the coding sequence ATGACGAAGCCAACGCCGGGCATGTGGATCGACGAGGTCTCCGCTGATCGGCTCATGCATGACACCGCGGCGATAGCCCAGTGGGTTCGTCTGTCGGGGAGCGATGACGAACGCAAGGCATTCGACTACGTATCCGAGACGCTCCAGACGGCTGGGTTGCGGACCACGTTCTACGAGCCGACCTGCCTGGTGAGCTTACCAGTCAGCGGATCGCTCGTCGTTGATGACCAGCTACTGAGCCCGTGCATAACGCACGCTTTCGGGACGAGCACCGGCGAAAACGGCGTTGTCGGTGAGATCGTCTATGCCGGCCGCGGCGAGGATGGTGATCTTGCTGCCGCGGGCGCTCGCGGGAAGATCGTCCTGACCGACGGATTGGCGACTCCGGGCAAGGCGGACGCAGCGACCCGAGCCGGTGTGCTGGCAGTCGTGAATATCTCCGGCGACCACGTCCACGAGATGATCGTGTCGCCGATATGGGGATCGCCGACGCCCGACCGGTTTGACCGTGTTCCGACGGTGCCGATGCTCTCGATCGACACGGAGGCCGGGGAGCGACTCAAGAAGCGGCTCCAGACCGGGAAGGGACGAGCGCGGGTCTGGACCGAGGTAGATACTGGTTGGAGGCCGATCCCGGTCCTTATTGCCGATCTCGATGTTGATGGCCGCGACTATGTGATGTTCAGTGGCCATGTCGATTCGTGGCACTACGGCGCGATGGATAACGCGAGCGCGAACGCGACGATGATTGAGACGGCTCGAATTCTCGCGGCACACCGGGGAGAGCTCACCCGGGGCGCGCGATTCGCGTTCTGGTCCGGCCATTCACACGCACGGTACGCCGGCTCGACCTGGTTCGCTGACCGATTCTGGTTCGATCTTCGGGAGCGCTGCGTCGCCCACGTCAACGTCGACTCAACCGGCGGGATTGGCGCGACCGACCTGACCGGCTCGAACACGATGGCCGAAAGCTACCCGTTGGCGCGCGAGATCATCGGGCGACAGGTGGATCAGTCGCTGGAGTACAAGCGATTCGGGCGAGCTGGCGACCAATCGTTCTGGGGAGTCGGTCTCTCGTCCTTCTACATGTCAATGTCCCAGCAGGGGGAAGTCAACGAGATGACGGCCGACCAGGCATTCCTTCTGGGAGGCACGACGGCACGAGGCGGCGGGCTCGGTTGGTGGTGGCACACAACCGACGATACGCTGGACAAGATCGACGCGGACTACCTTGTCCGGGACACTCGTGTCTACGTCGAGACGGTCGGCCGGCTGGTTACCGACGCCGTTCTGCCGCTGTCCGCCGGCGCAGCCATCGACGAGATGGCGCGGTCGCTGCAGGAGATCGTGCCGCTCTGGGCATCGCTACCGCGGGGCAGCGATGCTGACGATCCTGGCTTCGATGCGCTGATCGCTGACCTCACTGAGGCGCGAAAGGCCGCGGACGCAGTCGCGACACTCGCGGCCGGCGAGATCACGTCCGACCAGGCTGCGCGGATCAGCGCCGCGATTCTTGCAGCGACGAAAGCGCTGGTTCCGGCGAATTACACGTTGAGTGGTGAGTTCGGCCACGATCTCGCGCTCGGCGCGGAATCACTTCCGGCGTTGCGTCCACATCGTCCGCTGGTCGAGATGAGCGATGATGAGCTCTGGGGCTCGTCGCACGCTCTACGTCGCTCGATTAATCGTATCCGTCATGCTGTTCGCGCCGCCACGAGCGCGCTGAGTGGCGTAACGAGCTGA
- a CDS encoding RidA family protein, which translates to MGTIVATDKAPGAIGPYSQAVKTGNYVFTAGQIPLDPATGKLVDGEIEAQTERVMENLKAVLAAAGSSLDRVVKTTCFLANLDDFAAFNGIYAHHFGDAKPARSTVQVARLPAGALVEVECVAECD; encoded by the coding sequence GTGGGGACGATCGTTGCAACGGACAAGGCGCCAGGCGCCATCGGGCCATACTCTCAGGCCGTCAAGACCGGGAACTACGTGTTCACCGCTGGCCAGATCCCGCTGGATCCTGCGACGGGGAAGCTCGTCGACGGTGAGATCGAAGCGCAGACCGAACGGGTGATGGAGAACCTGAAGGCGGTCCTCGCGGCGGCCGGCTCGTCTCTGGACCGTGTCGTCAAGACGACCTGCTTCCTGGCGAACCTCGACGACTTCGCCGCGTTCAACGGGATTTACGCTCATCATTTCGGGGACGCGAAGCCGGCTCGGTCGACCGTCCAGGTAGCCCGGCTCCCGGCCGGCGCTCTCGTCGAGGTTGAGTGCGTTGCGGAGTGCGACTAG
- a CDS encoding glycosyltransferase family 2 protein, whose amino-acid sequence MTRVTVVIVNYNGGETLLRCLSALVQQTSRPDIIVVDNASADDSLAQIARQHPAVQVVPLRRNSGFARGFNIGVSRIDADDGIVVALNPDTLPSADFIERLTAPFANQPKVGSVAGTLTFSSNPKIIASAGIVVHRNGVALDARVGEALGSLPAVESQPVFGPSGGAAAYRLRVFREVGGFCEPFFLYLEDVDLAWRMRFAGHESVWVPAAKARHDYSASAGEGSALKRRLIARNRIWTLVRCLPVEIWRRDRAAILTTDALASTYGLATLDPALWGRLAALPLLAPRLRERCVIQGQARVSWEAIDQWLQPPVSPRRLRELRQLTGNLANQSTHDKR is encoded by the coding sequence ATGACGCGCGTCACCGTCGTGATCGTCAATTACAACGGTGGCGAGACTTTGCTCCGTTGTCTCTCGGCGTTGGTCCAACAGACCAGCCGGCCCGACATCATCGTTGTCGACAACGCCTCTGCGGACGATTCACTCGCACAGATCGCACGACAGCATCCGGCAGTCCAGGTCGTACCGTTACGGCGAAACAGCGGGTTCGCTCGTGGATTCAACATCGGTGTCAGCCGGATTGATGCGGACGATGGGATTGTCGTTGCGCTGAACCCGGACACGCTGCCGAGCGCCGATTTCATCGAGCGGCTTACGGCCCCGTTCGCGAACCAGCCGAAGGTCGGCTCGGTGGCCGGCACACTGACATTTTCATCCAATCCGAAGATCATCGCCTCGGCAGGTATCGTCGTGCACCGAAACGGCGTTGCGCTCGACGCGCGTGTCGGGGAAGCGCTGGGTAGTCTGCCGGCCGTCGAATCGCAGCCTGTGTTCGGGCCGTCCGGCGGCGCGGCGGCCTACCGTTTGCGGGTGTTTCGAGAGGTCGGCGGCTTCTGTGAGCCGTTCTTCCTCTATCTGGAGGATGTCGATCTGGCGTGGCGGATGCGGTTCGCCGGCCACGAATCGGTGTGGGTTCCTGCCGCCAAGGCACGACACGACTATTCCGCGTCGGCCGGCGAAGGGTCCGCGCTAAAGCGCCGACTCATTGCGCGAAACCGTATCTGGACTCTGGTTCGCTGTTTACCTGTCGAGATCTGGCGGCGGGACCGTGCGGCGATCCTGACGACCGATGCGCTTGCTTCGACTTACGGCTTGGCGACGCTCGACCCGGCGCTATGGGGCAGGTTAGCAGCGCTGCCGCTGTTGGCGCCGAGGCTGAGAGAGCGATGCGTCATTCAAGGACAGGCGCGAGTCAGTTGGGAGGCGATCGACCAATGGCTCCAGCCGCCGGTTTCTCCGCGACGGCTTCGCGAGTTACGGCAGTTGACAGGCAACCTTGCCAATCAGTCAACTCATGACAAGCGCTAG
- a CDS encoding peptidoglycan binding domain-containing protein, whose translation MSALARPTNEIARTPAEPRIPRHIASAVLILAATICVIAIVAGGSLLAYGRLQHGNSIFNGVGAAGLDLSGKSQSEAAALLAARFDDYAARPLSFQADGHSFTATPAELGATFDADATASRAFAFGRHQSLWQESRNWIDAIFGGHQVAPVVRLDPARFTATFDQNARVAASPPRDASFVQRSDGSIAIDPGASGLEIDVEATYQLVGERLTTLSGRPIDVVTTTIPQQVAGDRLTSALADASALAGHPLALVLHDTTWQIPAADLFQMLSVSDDGAGVHVAIDRALLGRSIATLESAVFAPGIDATLRNDSGSFTVTPAVAGQRLDIVASTDAAIATLQAGKTETQLVTLPVAANITDDEVIAAKTKAEALVAKPVTLTWDGGTLDLKSEQLAAAIQFDANAGRTPSVAVSLDSNLIGKFLSPVAEKVRVAGKNADLRWINGQVEVRAPEKNGRELDSDATVAAILSGVRAGSLQVAVVTKDVAPQMTAAMAGSVQIRDLLTSSATEYGSSAPARFHNVELAASRVNGALVPPGGTFSFNDAVGPVTYDSGYQTGYGILITNGSISTVPSVGGGICQVATTVFQSVFWAGMPVQERSWHLYWIPRYGQPPSGMKGLDATVDPDYALDFKFRNASDNWLAVKSSYDGSMLRFELWGTQTGWQVSAEQPVITDIVPATQEMHYEESAELPRGTSVYVEHAEDGFNAAIHRVVTKDGQVIDDMIFRSNYAPARNTTLVGTG comes from the coding sequence ATGTCAGCACTTGCACGACCAACCAACGAAATCGCCCGAACCCCGGCCGAACCCAGGATCCCGCGACACATCGCCTCGGCGGTGTTGATCCTCGCCGCCACGATCTGCGTGATAGCGATCGTCGCCGGGGGATCCCTGCTGGCCTATGGCCGTCTTCAGCATGGGAACTCGATCTTCAACGGGGTCGGCGCTGCCGGCCTCGACCTGAGCGGCAAGAGCCAGTCCGAAGCGGCAGCGCTTCTCGCTGCCCGGTTCGACGACTACGCGGCGCGACCGCTGTCCTTTCAGGCGGACGGCCATAGCTTTACTGCCACCCCCGCTGAGTTGGGCGCGACGTTCGACGCCGATGCAACAGCGTCCCGAGCATTCGCGTTCGGGCGTCACCAGTCCCTCTGGCAGGAATCACGCAACTGGATTGATGCCATCTTTGGCGGTCACCAGGTCGCGCCTGTCGTTCGCCTCGATCCTGCCCGTTTCACCGCGACGTTCGACCAGAACGCGCGTGTCGCTGCTAGTCCGCCCCGTGACGCTTCGTTCGTCCAGCGGAGCGACGGCTCGATCGCCATCGATCCTGGGGCATCTGGCCTGGAGATCGATGTCGAGGCGACCTACCAGCTCGTCGGAGAGCGCCTCACAACCCTCTCAGGCCGCCCGATCGACGTTGTGACAACCACGATCCCTCAGCAAGTTGCCGGCGATCGACTGACGTCGGCCCTTGCGGATGCATCTGCCCTGGCGGGACACCCGCTCGCGCTGGTTCTGCATGACACGACGTGGCAGATCCCCGCCGCAGATCTCTTCCAGATGCTCTCGGTGTCCGACGACGGCGCCGGTGTTCATGTCGCCATCGATCGCGCGCTGCTTGGTCGCTCGATTGCGACGCTCGAGTCTGCGGTGTTCGCGCCGGGGATCGACGCGACGCTCCGGAACGACTCCGGTTCGTTCACGGTCACTCCTGCCGTTGCTGGGCAGCGACTCGATATCGTTGCGTCGACCGACGCGGCTATCGCCACGCTTCAGGCCGGCAAGACCGAGACGCAGCTCGTCACCCTGCCCGTTGCCGCCAACATCACCGACGACGAAGTGATCGCCGCGAAGACCAAGGCGGAGGCGCTCGTAGCCAAGCCGGTAACCCTGACCTGGGACGGCGGAACACTCGACCTGAAGTCCGAGCAGCTCGCAGCCGCTATACAGTTCGACGCAAACGCCGGACGCACGCCGTCCGTTGCTGTCTCGCTCGACAGCAATCTCATCGGGAAGTTTCTATCTCCTGTCGCGGAGAAAGTCCGGGTTGCGGGCAAGAACGCCGATCTGCGCTGGATCAATGGGCAGGTCGAGGTGCGAGCGCCGGAGAAGAATGGCCGCGAGCTTGATTCCGATGCAACCGTGGCGGCAATTCTCTCAGGCGTCCGTGCCGGTTCGCTGCAGGTTGCCGTCGTAACGAAGGACGTCGCGCCACAGATGACGGCGGCGATGGCCGGAAGCGTCCAGATTCGGGATCTCCTCACATCGTCGGCGACCGAGTACGGCTCATCGGCGCCCGCTCGGTTCCACAACGTCGAGCTTGCTGCCAGCCGGGTAAACGGCGCGCTGGTGCCACCCGGTGGAACGTTTTCGTTCAACGACGCAGTCGGCCCTGTCACGTACGACAGCGGATACCAGACCGGTTACGGCATCTTGATCACGAACGGCAGTATCTCCACCGTCCCATCGGTGGGCGGCGGCATCTGCCAGGTCGCGACGACGGTGTTCCAGTCCGTCTTCTGGGCAGGGATGCCAGTCCAGGAGCGCTCGTGGCACCTGTACTGGATCCCGCGGTATGGCCAACCCCCGAGCGGGATGAAGGGGCTGGACGCTACCGTCGACCCGGACTACGCACTCGACTTCAAGTTCCGCAACGCCAGTGACAACTGGCTGGCCGTCAAGTCGTCCTATGACGGCTCAATGCTACGCTTCGAGCTCTGGGGCACTCAGACCGGCTGGCAGGTATCCGCCGAGCAGCCGGTGATCACCGACATCGTCCCGGCAACCCAGGAGATGCACTACGAGGAATCAGCCGAGCTTCCCCGCGGCACAAGCGTATACGTCGAGCACGCCGAGGACGGATTCAACGCGGCTATCCATCGGGTCGTCACGAAGGACGGCCAGGTTATCGACGACATGATCTTCCGTAGCAACTACGCGCCCGCCCGGAACACGACGCTCGTCGGCACCGGCTAG
- a CDS encoding zinc-dependent metalloprotease encodes MPSRSKIDPRILVAGLLTGAVVGVWAGRRAQDHIPQATGAPGSINWDRARSVAISMNRESLLTEHERRRLDSEYHDLVQQTIPLVADFTGASLPFPLDKIYTFDRVDWIEANLRSFQHMFEPIERLNLLGGSDSSRPANAVWNGLNQTVVSSELGLLLGYLARRVLGQYDLALLGREPLTESGKLYFVQPNIRNLETSLHVPPQQFRLWLALHETTHAFEFEGHPWVREHMNDMIDEYFDFLTQDVEYLKRGVAGMRAIWQRSHNSDDKATGSWIEMVMTPDQRRLFARMQATMAVIEGYSNYVMNAVGRKLMPDYALIARRFELRQIQRSPAEQLRQADRPRYEAGAISARRTVHRRDRPHRRPSHG; translated from the coding sequence ATGCCGAGCAGATCGAAGATCGATCCGCGAATTCTCGTTGCCGGGCTGCTGACCGGCGCGGTCGTCGGTGTCTGGGCCGGCCGCCGCGCCCAGGATCACATCCCCCAGGCCACCGGCGCGCCTGGCTCGATCAACTGGGATCGCGCTCGCTCTGTCGCCATCTCGATGAATCGCGAGTCGCTGCTGACCGAGCATGAGCGACGCCGCCTGGACAGCGAGTATCACGACCTCGTCCAGCAGACGATCCCCCTTGTCGCCGACTTTACCGGCGCCAGCCTCCCATTCCCACTTGACAAGATCTACACATTCGACCGGGTCGACTGGATCGAGGCGAACCTTCGGTCGTTCCAGCACATGTTCGAGCCGATCGAGCGCCTGAATCTGCTCGGAGGGTCAGATTCTTCCCGGCCGGCGAACGCTGTCTGGAACGGGTTGAACCAGACCGTTGTCAGCTCCGAGCTCGGACTACTGCTTGGCTATCTCGCCCGCCGGGTTCTCGGTCAGTACGACCTTGCCCTGCTGGGCCGCGAGCCCCTGACAGAGAGCGGCAAGCTCTACTTTGTCCAGCCAAACATTCGCAATCTGGAGACAAGCCTCCACGTGCCTCCGCAGCAATTCCGGCTCTGGCTGGCGCTCCACGAGACGACGCATGCCTTCGAGTTCGAGGGCCACCCGTGGGTCCGCGAACATATGAATGACATGATCGACGAGTATTTCGATTTTCTGACACAGGATGTCGAATATCTGAAGCGCGGAGTTGCCGGGATGCGAGCCATCTGGCAGCGCTCCCACAACAGCGACGACAAGGCGACTGGTTCCTGGATCGAGATGGTGATGACGCCGGATCAGCGCCGTCTTTTCGCCCGGATGCAGGCGACGATGGCGGTAATCGAAGGTTATTCGAACTACGTGATGAACGCTGTCGGCCGAAAGTTGATGCCCGACTACGCGCTGATCGCGCGGCGATTCGAGCTGCGACAGATACAACGCTCTCCTGCCGAGCAGCTTCGTCAGGCTGACCGGCCTCGATACGAAGCTGGAGCAATATCGGCTCGGCGAACGGTTCATCGACGAGATCGCCCTCATCGCCGGCCGAGCCACGGTTGA
- a CDS encoding DNA double-strand break repair nuclease NurA, with amino-acid sequence MSDLSTRSGTATASTRSTAHGQKRIAPRLQRDWHTGNRAFSSRGRTGQLQATHPLPAIPFDYSVAATDGSLIAPDRHSPVRFYLLNIGKVRLEYGSSPAAELTNEPDLRFEERDLFVPDEVQRIPVNESILGVKRACAELHAAVDLLDPTGTVVALQDGTLILWATDSLHDAVRDWAVAEFVAALRLFRDRGVPLASYVSAPGSADVMNALRVSLCDYPQRGWPVDCVDCRTRILSESHTPVCDILPSVTDRYLFDRVACLRDGERSALFDSASKILTKYDDDLRIQFFFLNVGTEIARVEIPRWVGDSPELLDRVHAVIYDQAQKGRGYPVALQEAHEMAVISTSDRRLVEELIERQLAGLGIVMTWSGKSGSKRGRFV; translated from the coding sequence TTGTCGGATCTCTCGACCCGGAGCGGGACCGCGACCGCTTCGACGCGCTCGACCGCGCATGGGCAGAAGCGGATAGCGCCGAGATTACAGCGCGACTGGCACACGGGAAACCGGGCTTTCTCGTCGCGAGGACGAACGGGCCAGCTCCAGGCAACCCACCCGCTTCCGGCTATTCCCTTCGACTATAGCGTCGCCGCAACCGACGGCTCGCTGATCGCCCCGGATCGGCACAGCCCAGTCCGCTTCTACCTGTTGAACATCGGCAAGGTGCGCCTGGAGTATGGCTCATCGCCCGCCGCGGAGCTGACAAACGAGCCAGATCTCCGATTTGAGGAGCGCGACCTGTTTGTGCCCGACGAAGTCCAACGCATCCCGGTCAACGAGAGCATCCTCGGTGTCAAGCGCGCGTGCGCCGAGCTGCACGCGGCAGTTGACTTGCTCGACCCGACCGGCACTGTCGTCGCGCTCCAGGACGGCACGCTCATCCTCTGGGCAACCGACTCGTTGCACGATGCGGTTCGCGACTGGGCGGTCGCCGAATTCGTCGCAGCGCTGCGGCTGTTTCGCGACCGGGGGGTGCCACTCGCAAGCTACGTGTCGGCGCCGGGCTCCGCAGACGTCATGAACGCGCTCCGAGTGTCGCTGTGCGATTATCCACAACGCGGCTGGCCGGTCGATTGTGTTGACTGCCGCACGCGGATCCTCAGCGAGAGTCATACGCCCGTGTGCGACATCCTTCCTTCGGTAACCGACCGCTACCTGTTCGACCGCGTGGCGTGCCTTCGTGATGGTGAGCGTTCGGCCCTCTTCGATTCAGCGTCGAAGATCCTCACTAAGTACGACGACGACCTCCGCATCCAGTTCTTCTTTCTGAACGTCGGAACCGAAATCGCTCGCGTAGAGATTCCGCGCTGGGTTGGCGACAGTCCAGAACTTCTGGATCGCGTCCACGCCGTCATCTACGATCAGGCGCAAAAAGGGCGGGGATACCCGGTGGCACTGCAGGAGGCTCACGAGATGGCAGTGATCAGCACGTCGGATCGGCGACTGGTGGAGGAGTTGATCGAGCGTCAGCTCGCCGGCCTGGGAATTGTCATGACGTGGAGCGGGAAGAGCGGGAGCAAGCGTGGCCGTTTTGTCTGA